From one Streptomyces sp. N50 genomic stretch:
- a CDS encoding ABC transporter permease, with amino-acid sequence MTTHVDSEAAPAPAEDFLNRPATPAQRIQSVLHRQPALSPAIVLVLAAIVFSLVNDRFYALQNLSLVAQQVAVIGSLAVGQTVIILTAGIDLSIGAVMVLASLLMSKLVADNGVPGVLALLAGAAVAIAAQAVNGLLVTKIKLPPFIVTLGTLSIFTAITLIYAKGQTVSLQPGNILMWSADTVSIGQLNLTTGVLLMIALYAVIGYALRYTAWGRHLYAVGDDIEAARLAGISVNRVLLSAYVVGGFAIAVGAWILVGRVGGGDPNSGLNANLQSITAVVIGGTSLFGGRGVVLGSLIGALIVQVFVNGLALAGIDPNYQVLTVGVLVIAAVSVDQWIRSVKA; translated from the coding sequence GTGACCACCCACGTGGACAGTGAAGCGGCACCGGCGCCGGCGGAGGACTTCCTCAACCGGCCCGCCACGCCGGCCCAGCGCATCCAGTCGGTGCTGCACCGTCAGCCCGCCCTCAGCCCGGCGATCGTCCTGGTGCTCGCCGCCATCGTGTTCTCCCTCGTCAACGACCGCTTCTACGCGTTGCAGAACCTGTCGCTCGTCGCCCAACAGGTGGCCGTCATCGGCTCGTTGGCCGTCGGCCAGACCGTCATCATCCTCACGGCCGGCATCGACCTGTCCATCGGCGCGGTCATGGTGCTGGCCTCGCTGCTGATGTCGAAGCTCGTCGCGGACAACGGCGTGCCGGGCGTACTGGCCCTGCTCGCGGGAGCGGCCGTAGCCATCGCCGCGCAAGCGGTCAACGGACTGCTGGTGACGAAGATCAAGCTGCCACCGTTCATCGTCACGCTCGGCACCCTCAGCATCTTCACCGCGATCACGCTCATCTACGCCAAAGGCCAGACGGTCTCACTCCAGCCCGGCAACATCCTCATGTGGAGCGCGGACACGGTCTCCATCGGCCAGTTGAACCTGACCACCGGCGTCCTGCTCATGATCGCCCTGTACGCGGTGATCGGCTACGCCCTGCGCTACACCGCCTGGGGCCGCCACCTGTACGCCGTGGGCGACGACATCGAGGCCGCCCGGCTCGCCGGCATCTCCGTCAACCGGGTGCTGCTGAGCGCGTACGTGGTCGGCGGGTTCGCCATCGCCGTGGGCGCCTGGATCCTGGTCGGCCGGGTCGGCGGCGGTGACCCGAACAGCGGTCTCAACGCCAACCTCCAGTCCATCACCGCGGTCGTCATCGGCGGCACCAGCCTGTTCGGCGGACGGGGCGTGGTGCTCGGCTCGCTGATCGGCGCGCTCATCGTCCAGGTCTTCGTCAACGGCCTTGCGCTGGCCGGGATCGACCCCAACTACCAAGTCCTGACGGTCGGCGTGCTGGTGATCGCGGCTGTCTCCGTCGACCAGTGGATAAGGAGCGTGAAGGCATGA
- a CDS encoding aldo/keto reductase: MRYIKLGRTGLDVSPVAIGAMTYGAPDRGHPVWSLDEETSRPLIKHALEAGINFFDTANLYSNGSSEEILGRALKDFADRDDVVIATKLRHPMRPGPNGRGLSRKAVMTEVDHSLRRLGTDYIDLYQVHRNDHATPLEETLEALSDLVRAGKVRYLGASSMHAWEFAKALHLQERHGWARFVSMQDHYNLLAREEEREMIPLCLDEGVGTIVWSPLARGRLARAWADARSTNRSATDGGYADLLYSPTEDASNHAIVDAVGKVAAAHGVSRAQIALAWLRHRPVVTAPLVGAGSIRQIDDAVASLDVELTDDEVRELEAPYTPRHDWQGVSDEAELDAIRARIPGMALS, encoded by the coding sequence GTGCGTTACATCAAACTCGGCCGCACCGGCCTCGACGTCTCGCCGGTCGCCATCGGCGCCATGACCTACGGCGCACCCGACCGCGGCCACCCCGTGTGGTCCCTCGACGAGGAGACCAGCCGCCCCCTGATCAAGCACGCCCTCGAAGCCGGCATCAACTTCTTCGACACCGCCAACCTGTACTCCAACGGCTCCAGCGAGGAGATCCTCGGCCGCGCCCTCAAGGACTTCGCCGACCGCGACGACGTGGTGATCGCGACCAAGCTCCGGCACCCGATGCGCCCGGGGCCCAACGGCCGCGGCCTGTCGCGCAAGGCGGTCATGACCGAGGTCGACCACTCGCTGCGCCGCCTGGGCACCGACTACATCGACCTCTACCAGGTGCACCGCAACGACCACGCGACCCCGCTGGAGGAGACCCTCGAAGCCCTCAGCGACCTCGTCAGGGCCGGCAAGGTCCGCTACCTCGGGGCATCGTCCATGCACGCGTGGGAGTTCGCGAAGGCGCTGCACCTCCAGGAACGGCACGGCTGGGCGCGGTTCGTGTCGATGCAGGACCACTACAACCTGCTCGCCCGTGAGGAGGAGCGGGAGATGATCCCGCTGTGCCTGGACGAGGGCGTCGGCACGATCGTCTGGAGCCCGCTGGCCCGCGGCCGGCTGGCGCGCGCCTGGGCCGACGCGAGGTCCACGAACCGTTCCGCCACCGACGGCGGCTACGCCGACCTGCTCTACTCGCCGACCGAGGACGCGTCCAACCACGCGATCGTCGACGCCGTCGGGAAGGTCGCCGCCGCGCACGGCGTGAGCCGCGCGCAGATCGCCCTCGCCTGGCTGCGCCACCGGCCCGTCGTCACCGCGCCCCTGGTCGGGGCCGGCTCGATCCGGCAGATCGACGACGCGGTGGCCTCCCTCGACGTCGAGCTGACCGACGACGAGGTGCGTGAGCTGGAGGCCCCGTACACGCCTCGCCACGACTGGCAGGGTGTGTCCGACGAGGCCGAACTCGACGCGATCCGGGCCCGCATCCCCGGTATGGCGCTGTCGTGA
- a CDS encoding GPP34 family phosphoprotein — protein MFGPAALQRLSLPEEFALLSYRENGRVPNSAQTAAGCAAAELGELALRRRLLVRPRKTRKLGVEIYQLRGEIELSPNTARTGLTWADDLLSALGARAAGLAPRPLTVTRWLRERGREALALHTGALTERGALRHSPGTLLTRTRHHPDPTLRTALLNGVRAVRAEQVPLDEHMLFLCDLLDGAGLTKDFGLTLTRPQRLERARGIGAAGALPETLRDTSTVLGFSLPGREGRTITIGD, from the coding sequence ATGTTCGGACCCGCCGCGCTCCAACGCCTGTCCCTGCCCGAGGAGTTCGCCCTCCTGTCGTACCGGGAGAACGGCAGGGTGCCCAACTCCGCGCAGACAGCGGCCGGTTGCGCGGCCGCGGAGCTGGGTGAACTGGCCCTGCGCAGACGCCTGTTGGTCAGACCGCGGAAGACCAGAAAACTGGGCGTCGAGATCTACCAGCTCCGCGGTGAGATCGAACTGTCGCCCAACACGGCCCGTACAGGCCTGACTTGGGCGGACGACCTGCTGTCCGCGTTAGGGGCCCGCGCGGCCGGCCTGGCTCCCCGCCCCCTGACGGTGACCCGCTGGCTCAGGGAACGCGGCCGGGAAGCGCTGGCACTCCACACCGGTGCCCTCACCGAGCGAGGGGCGCTGCGCCACAGCCCCGGCACCCTCCTCACCAGAACCCGCCACCACCCGGACCCGACCCTCCGTACCGCCCTGCTCAACGGCGTCCGTGCCGTCCGCGCCGAACAGGTGCCGCTCGATGAACACATGCTGTTCCTCTGCGACCTGCTGGACGGCGCCGGCCTGACGAAGGACTTCGGCCTCACCCTGACCCGCCCGCAACGCCTCGAGCGCGCCCGCGGCATCGGCGCGGCGGGCGCCCTCCCGGAAACCCTGCGCGACACGAGCACCGTGCTGGGCTTCTCGCTGCCGGGCCGGGAGGGCAGGACGATCACGATAGGTGACTAA
- a CDS encoding substrate-binding domain-containing protein, which yields MNLSSTHISGLRSRRTRAAAVGVTICLGATLAACGSSDSGSSSSGSGKVGVSLILKTLSNPYFVSMEKDAKTQATKDKVSLTVAAGTSDGDTQTQITAIDNAVSRGDKGILITTNGDAVNTALKRAKQAGLFVIALDTAPNPANVADITYATDNEQAGKLDGQYAAAALNGKPAVIAMLDLFNNQVVSVDIDRDHGFLEGMGIDPGSKTENGKEAKSGKYTGGSGGTYKIACHQPTQGAIDGGRTAMENCLSANPDINVVYAINEPAGEGAYNALKAANKETSVAIYAIDGSCSGLKNVTSGKFAADAVQYPGKMAALGVSSIAKLARGGSKPSVTNGKSFYDTGTALVAAKALGGLTVQSPTQAASACWGS from the coding sequence ATGAACCTCTCCTCCACCCACATATCCGGCCTCCGCAGCCGGCGCACCCGGGCGGCAGCCGTCGGCGTCACCATCTGCCTCGGCGCCACCCTCGCGGCCTGCGGTTCCTCCGACTCGGGCTCCTCGTCGTCCGGCAGCGGGAAGGTGGGTGTGTCACTGATCCTGAAGACGCTGAGCAACCCGTACTTCGTGAGCATGGAGAAGGACGCCAAGACGCAGGCCACCAAGGACAAGGTGAGCCTCACGGTGGCGGCCGGAACGTCGGACGGCGACACCCAGACCCAGATCACCGCCATCGACAACGCCGTCTCGCGCGGCGACAAGGGCATCCTGATCACCACCAACGGCGACGCGGTCAACACCGCGCTGAAGCGCGCCAAGCAGGCCGGCCTCTTCGTGATCGCCCTGGACACCGCGCCCAACCCGGCGAACGTCGCGGACATCACCTACGCGACCGACAACGAGCAGGCGGGCAAGCTCGACGGCCAGTACGCGGCGGCGGCCCTGAACGGCAAGCCCGCGGTCATCGCCATGCTCGACCTCTTCAACAACCAGGTCGTCTCGGTGGACATCGACCGCGACCACGGCTTCCTGGAGGGCATGGGCATCGACCCGGGCAGCAAGACCGAGAACGGCAAGGAGGCCAAGTCCGGGAAGTACACCGGCGGTTCGGGCGGCACGTACAAGATCGCCTGCCACCAGCCGACCCAGGGCGCCATCGACGGCGGACGCACCGCGATGGAGAACTGCCTGTCGGCCAACCCGGACATCAACGTCGTCTACGCCATCAACGAGCCGGCGGGCGAGGGCGCGTACAACGCGCTGAAGGCGGCGAACAAGGAGACGAGCGTCGCGATCTACGCGATCGACGGCAGCTGCTCGGGCCTGAAGAACGTCACCAGCGGCAAGTTCGCCGCCGACGCCGTGCAGTACCCGGGGAAGATGGCGGCCCTCGGCGTCAGCTCCATCGCGAAACTGGCCCGAGGCGGCAGCAAGCCCAGCGTCACCAACGGCAAGTCGTTCTACGACACCGGCACGGCGCTGGTCGCCGCGAAGGCCCTCGGCGGGCTGACGGTCCAGTCGCCGACGCAGGCCGCTTCCGCCTGCTGGGGGAGCTGA
- a CDS encoding ATP-binding cassette domain-containing protein, producing the protein MTTAPTPTPAPVLEAKGLVKVFGRVVGLNDVDLTLYPGEVLAVIGDNGAGKSTLIKCLSGALVPDQGSILVDGSEVNFKRPQDAREAGIETVYQTLAVAPALDIASNLFLAREIRRKGVLGSVFRMLDTGEMKRQAADHIKRLGISTLQNINQAVETLSGGQRQSVAVARAGAFGGRVVILDEPTAALGVRETGQVLKLVRDLRDQGLGVILISHNMPNVFDVADRIHIQRLGGRAGVITPQSHSMEDAVAIMTGAKKLVAEAG; encoded by the coding sequence ATGACGACTGCGCCCACTCCCACCCCCGCCCCCGTTCTCGAGGCCAAGGGCCTGGTCAAGGTCTTCGGCCGGGTCGTCGGCCTGAACGACGTCGACCTCACCCTCTACCCCGGCGAGGTCCTCGCCGTCATCGGCGACAACGGCGCCGGCAAGTCCACCCTGATCAAGTGCCTCTCCGGGGCGCTCGTCCCGGACCAGGGCAGCATCCTGGTCGACGGCTCCGAGGTGAACTTCAAACGCCCGCAGGACGCCCGCGAGGCCGGCATCGAGACGGTCTACCAGACCCTCGCGGTGGCCCCGGCGCTGGACATCGCCAGCAACCTGTTCCTCGCCCGGGAGATCCGCCGCAAGGGGGTGCTCGGCTCGGTGTTCCGCATGCTCGACACCGGCGAGATGAAGCGTCAGGCGGCCGACCACATCAAGCGGTTGGGCATCAGCACGCTCCAGAACATCAACCAGGCCGTGGAGACACTCTCCGGCGGTCAGCGGCAGTCGGTGGCCGTCGCCCGGGCGGGCGCGTTCGGCGGCCGGGTCGTCATCCTCGACGAGCCCACCGCCGCGCTGGGCGTCCGCGAGACCGGCCAGGTCCTCAAACTCGTCCGCGACCTGCGCGACCAGGGCCTCGGCGTCATCCTGATCAGCCACAACATGCCCAACGTCTTCGACGTCGCCGACCGCATCCACATCCAGCGCCTCGGCGGCCGCGCCGGGGTCATCACCCCGCAGTCCCACTCGATGGAGGACGCGGTGGCCATCATGACGGGGGCGAAGAAGCTTGTTGCGGAAGCCGGGTGA
- a CDS encoding LacI family DNA-binding transcriptional regulator encodes MTLGEPPSPSPRSRPTMREVAALAGVAIKTVSRVVNEVPTVDPAIVARVREAADKLGYRPNLTASSLRRGDGRTATIGMLVEDSANPFSAALSRTVENVARERGVLVLVGSLDEDPARERELARALIDRRVDGLVIVPAGRDHSYLISEQRSGTRMVFVDREPSLLDADTVVSDNRQGALTAVNHLLKAGHRRIAYLGDRATISTAAQRFDGYRHALEVGHIEYDDEIVRHAGASEESAIAATRQLLALPNPPTALFTSQNLVTIGAVRALRALGLQNTVAHVGFDDFPLADLLSPGISVIAQDVEQLGRTAAEMLFRRLDDDRSPTRAVTIPTRLIERGSGEITAPASPPSASN; translated from the coding sequence ATGACCCTGGGCGAGCCGCCGTCGCCGTCCCCGCGCAGCCGCCCCACCATGCGCGAGGTGGCGGCACTGGCAGGCGTCGCCATCAAGACGGTCTCCCGCGTGGTCAACGAGGTGCCCACCGTCGATCCGGCCATCGTCGCCCGGGTGCGTGAGGCGGCCGACAAACTGGGTTACCGGCCGAACCTGACCGCCAGCAGCCTGCGCCGCGGGGACGGCCGTACGGCCACGATCGGGATGCTCGTCGAGGACTCGGCGAACCCCTTCTCGGCGGCCCTGAGCCGTACCGTCGAGAACGTGGCGCGCGAGCGCGGAGTGCTCGTGCTGGTCGGCAGCCTGGACGAGGACCCGGCCCGGGAGCGGGAGTTGGCCCGCGCTCTCATCGACCGGCGGGTCGACGGCCTGGTGATCGTGCCGGCCGGCCGTGACCACAGCTATCTGATCAGCGAGCAGCGGTCGGGCACCCGCATGGTCTTCGTCGACCGCGAGCCCAGCCTGCTCGACGCGGACACCGTCGTCTCCGACAACCGGCAGGGCGCCCTCACCGCCGTCAACCACCTGCTGAAGGCCGGCCACCGCCGCATCGCCTACCTCGGCGACCGCGCGACCATCTCCACCGCCGCCCAGCGTTTCGACGGCTACCGGCACGCCCTGGAAGTCGGGCACATCGAGTACGACGACGAGATCGTCCGGCACGCGGGGGCCAGCGAGGAATCCGCGATCGCCGCGACCCGGCAGCTCCTGGCGCTGCCGAACCCGCCCACCGCCCTGTTCACCAGCCAGAACCTCGTCACCATAGGGGCCGTGCGAGCCCTGCGCGCCCTCGGCCTGCAGAACACCGTCGCCCACGTGGGCTTCGACGACTTCCCCCTGGCCGACCTCCTCAGCCCGGGGATCTCCGTCATCGCCCAGGACGTCGAGCAACTGGGCAGGACAGCCGCCGAGATGCTCTTCCGCAGACTGGACGACGACCGGTCGCCCACCCGCGCCGTCACCATCCCGACCCGGCTGATCGAGCGGGGCTCCGGCGAGATCACGGCACCCGCGTCACCGCCGAGCGCGTCGAACTGA
- a CDS encoding aldose 1-epimerase, with the protein MPYEYRIAEGRLGDEPTVTVSAPDGAVRVILALRGATLLSWRVARGAPGQLTGPIEPTEPTEPTDLTDLTDLTDLTDLTDLTDLTDLTDLTELTDGYRDEAELLAQDGVRAGLLAPFSNRVADGRYHHGGHDHDLLPGRTVDRTIYHGFAREAPFRLVEATTTADSARLVLRSTSIRPDRYPGYPFALDLDVEYTIGRRELGIGIRATNVGETTAPYASGWHPYFTLSRPRPIDDLVLQIPADTLIRTDASLIPLHGKEALLPLDRRPDLDFRTPRRLGDAVIDACFADLAPGPGGRTETVLGDPATGAELRVWQHGGYMHVFTGDTLARDRRASIALEPVEAPTDAYNRPEHANALSLEPGGQREFRFGVTYLPSTR; encoded by the coding sequence ATGCCCTACGAGTACCGGATCGCCGAAGGCCGCCTCGGCGACGAACCCACCGTGACCGTCTCCGCGCCGGACGGTGCCGTGCGCGTCATCCTCGCCCTGCGCGGGGCGACGCTGCTGAGCTGGCGGGTCGCACGCGGAGCGCCCGGGCAGCTCACGGGACCAATTGAACCGACTGAACCGACTGAACCGACTGACCTGACGGACCTGACGGACCTGACGGACCTGACGGACCTGACGGACCTGACGGACCTGACGGACCTGACGGACCTGACCGAACTGACGGACGGCTACCGCGACGAGGCGGAACTGCTCGCGCAGGACGGCGTACGGGCGGGCCTGCTCGCCCCGTTCTCCAACCGTGTCGCCGACGGCCGCTACCACCACGGCGGTCACGATCACGACCTCCTGCCCGGCCGCACCGTGGACCGCACGATCTACCACGGCTTCGCCCGCGAGGCGCCGTTCCGGCTCGTCGAGGCCACCACGACGGCCGACTCCGCGCGGTTGGTGCTGCGCAGCACGAGCATCAGACCGGACAGGTATCCCGGTTACCCCTTCGCGCTCGACCTCGACGTGGAGTACACGATCGGCCGCCGCGAGCTGGGCATCGGGATCAGGGCGACGAACGTAGGGGAGACCACCGCCCCCTACGCGTCGGGCTGGCACCCGTACTTCACCCTGTCCCGCCCCCGTCCCATCGACGACCTGGTCCTGCAGATCCCCGCCGACACCCTGATCCGCACGGACGCGTCCCTCATCCCCCTGCACGGAAAGGAGGCCCTGCTGCCCTTGGACCGCCGCCCCGACCTGGACTTCCGTACGCCCAGGAGGCTCGGCGACGCGGTCATCGACGCCTGCTTCGCAGACCTGGCCCCCGGCCCCGGCGGCCGGACCGAGACGGTACTGGGCGACCCCGCGACCGGAGCGGAACTACGGGTGTGGCAGCACGGCGGCTACATGCACGTCTTCACCGGCGACACCCTGGCCCGAGACCGGCGCGCCTCCATCGCCCTGGAACCCGTCGAGGCCCCCACCGACGCCTACAACCGCCCCGAACACGCCAACGCGTTGTCCTTGGAGCCCGGCGGGCAGCGGGAATTCCGTTTCGGGGTCACGTACTTGCCCTCGACGCGCTGA
- a CDS encoding NAD-dependent epimerase/dehydratase family protein, producing the protein MTQVLVTGGSGFIGSWCVLALLRAGHDVRTTVRDLGREPALRAHLHTAAEFDAARLTVVRADLRGDDGWAEAVAGCAYVLHVASPTLRNAPESEEAMVDAAREGVLRVLRAARDARVRRVVLTSAFGAVGYGHPPRSTPFTEDDWTDVDADIPPYQRSKTLAERAAWRFVQDEGDGLELTAVHPVGVLGPVLGPDDPPSLRIIRGMLDGEMAVCPPFGSSWVDVRDVADLHLRAMTDPAAAGERWLASAGRSLRTVEVSRVLRGRLGDRAAKAPTRELPLPLARLLSRFDPRLRALRPQLGQDFDATGAKAQRLLGWTPRPVADTIADTAESLLAHGLATGA; encoded by the coding sequence ATGACACAGGTACTGGTGACCGGCGGATCCGGATTCATCGGGAGCTGGTGCGTGCTCGCGCTGCTGCGCGCCGGGCACGACGTCCGCACGACCGTGCGCGACCTGGGGCGGGAGCCCGCGCTCCGCGCGCACCTGCACACCGCCGCCGAGTTCGACGCCGCGAGGCTGACCGTCGTACGGGCCGATCTGCGCGGTGACGACGGGTGGGCCGAGGCGGTCGCCGGATGCGCGTACGTGCTGCACGTCGCCTCGCCGACACTGCGGAACGCGCCGGAGAGCGAAGAGGCGATGGTCGACGCCGCTCGCGAGGGCGTTCTACGGGTGCTGCGGGCGGCCCGCGACGCCCGCGTCCGCCGAGTGGTGCTGACCAGCGCGTTCGGCGCCGTCGGCTACGGGCATCCGCCTCGCTCGACGCCGTTCACCGAGGACGACTGGACGGACGTCGACGCCGACATCCCGCCGTACCAGCGGTCCAAGACGCTCGCCGAGCGCGCGGCCTGGCGGTTCGTCCAGGACGAGGGCGACGGGCTCGAACTCACCGCCGTGCACCCGGTCGGCGTGCTCGGACCCGTCCTCGGGCCCGACGATCCGCCGTCGCTGCGGATCATCCGGGGCATGCTCGACGGCGAGATGGCCGTCTGCCCGCCGTTCGGATCGAGTTGGGTCGACGTCCGCGACGTGGCGGACCTTCATCTGCGTGCCATGACCGACCCCGCCGCGGCCGGTGAGCGCTGGCTCGCCTCCGCCGGCCGCAGCCTGCGCACCGTCGAGGTCTCCCGCGTCCTGCGCGGGCGGCTCGGCGACCGCGCCGCGAAGGCACCCACGCGCGAACTCCCCCTGCCCCTGGCCCGCCTGCTCAGCCGGTTCGACCCCCGACTGCGCGCGCTGCGCCCGCAACTCGGCCAGGACTTCGACGCCACCGGCGCGAAGGCGCAACGCCTCCTCGGCTGGACACCCCGCCCCGTCGCCGACACCATCGCCGACACCGCGGAGAGCCTCCTCGCGCACGGCCTGGCGACAGGGGCGTGA
- a CDS encoding SAM-dependent methyltransferase, with protein sequence MTSPSGDGSGAQPLIIDTSKPHPARMYDYFLGGKDNYEVDREAAEQFIKAAPEVREGVRANRRFMHRAVRHVVAEGGVRQILDIGTGLPTEPNVHQIAHAIAPDTRIVYVDNDPIVSTHSMALMEDTDTSVILADLRDPRSILDHPEVRKAIDFDQPVAVLLVAVVHFLSDDSDDPYGIVATLRDALPAGSYLVLSHATGDVHEDGRHDAASVYNRATATLNLRTHAQVLDFFGDFTLVDPGLVRVTHWRPEETPAPGAAPIGIYGGVARKDN encoded by the coding sequence ATGACCTCTCCCAGCGGGGACGGCAGTGGCGCGCAGCCACTGATCATCGACACCAGCAAGCCCCACCCGGCCCGGATGTACGACTACTTCCTCGGCGGCAAGGACAACTACGAGGTCGACCGGGAGGCCGCCGAGCAGTTCATCAAGGCGGCGCCGGAGGTGCGGGAGGGCGTGCGGGCCAACCGGCGGTTCATGCACCGGGCCGTCCGGCACGTCGTGGCGGAGGGCGGGGTGCGGCAGATCCTCGACATCGGCACCGGGCTGCCCACCGAGCCGAACGTGCACCAGATCGCGCACGCCATCGCCCCGGACACGCGGATCGTCTACGTCGACAACGACCCGATCGTCAGCACGCACTCGATGGCGCTCATGGAGGACACCGACACCTCCGTCATCCTCGCCGACCTGCGCGACCCCCGCTCCATCCTCGACCACCCCGAGGTCCGCAAGGCCATCGACTTCGACCAGCCGGTGGCGGTCCTGCTGGTCGCCGTCGTCCACTTCCTGTCCGACGACAGCGACGACCCCTACGGCATCGTCGCCACCCTGCGCGACGCGCTGCCGGCCGGTTCCTACCTCGTCCTGTCGCACGCCACGGGCGATGTCCACGAGGACGGCCGGCATGACGCGGCGTCCGTCTACAACCGGGCCACCGCCACCCTCAACCTCCGCACCCACGCCCAAGTCCTGGACTTCTTCGGCGACTTCACGCTCGTCGACCCGGGCCTGGTCCGCGTCACCCACTGGCGGCCCGAGGAGACTCCGGCCCCGGGCGCCGCGCCGATCGGGATCTACGGCGGGGTGGCGCGGAAGGACAACTAG
- a CDS encoding TetR/AcrR family transcriptional regulator: protein MTDAAPQRSDALKNREAILQVAHDAFAESPGVSLNSIAKRAGVGAGTLYRHFPTREALILEVYRLDVDRLVGSVPEVLAAHTPLDALRQWFTTLAAYVRLKHGLGDALNTAAAQEVVSTTSVAVTAAVGRLLDACEHAGAVRPGLDPTDVIMLLSCLWRTPDNPEGVAQADRLMELAIDGFRP, encoded by the coding sequence ATGACCGACGCCGCGCCGCAGCGCTCCGACGCGCTGAAGAACCGGGAGGCGATCCTCCAGGTCGCCCACGACGCGTTCGCCGAGTCCCCCGGCGTCTCGCTCAACTCGATCGCCAAGCGCGCGGGGGTCGGCGCCGGCACGCTCTACCGGCATTTCCCCACGCGGGAGGCGCTGATCCTGGAGGTCTACCGCCTCGACGTGGACCGCCTCGTCGGCTCCGTGCCGGAGGTCCTCGCCGCCCACACCCCGCTGGACGCGCTACGGCAGTGGTTCACCACCCTCGCGGCCTATGTCCGCCTCAAGCACGGCCTCGGCGACGCCCTGAACACGGCCGCCGCGCAGGAGGTCGTCAGCACGACGTCGGTCGCCGTCACCGCGGCGGTCGGCCGGCTCCTCGACGCGTGTGAACACGCGGGCGCGGTACGCCCCGGCCTCGACCCCACCGACGTGATCATGCTCCTGAGCTGCCTGTGGCGTACCCCCGACAACCCCGAGGGCGTGGCCCAGGCCGACCGCCTGATGGAACTCGCGATCGACGGCTTCCGGCCGTAG